One window of the Zea mays cultivar B73 chromosome 3, Zm-B73-REFERENCE-NAM-5.0, whole genome shotgun sequence genome contains the following:
- the LOC100384527 gene encoding C-type lectin receptor-like tyrosine-protein kinase At1g52310-like precursor: protein MAAPALAFPMLLAASLLSVAAPALARSPSCPDGWQGGPVQNRCFMYISASLSWDRSEAVCHNYSGHLAAVSSVQELNFVKSLCGSSSTGCWVGGHHYSTSTGNGWKWSDDSSVWNETVFLGEPLPANCSDPACKVATSNDFCTLVTNGQPSTITEKRCSESHGLICRMNHVDRCYHDHCHKEYFISIIAVSGFILATTLAVVVWLLVYRRSKKRRRSREVLSASAAALVAPQWKVFTSEELRSITKNFSEGNRLPGNAKTGGTYSGILPDGSKVAIKRLKRSSLQRKKDFYSEIRRVAKLYHPNLVAVKGCCYDHGDRFIVYEFVANGPLDVWLHHIPRGGRSLDWAMRMRAATTLAQGIAFLHDKVKPQVVHRDIRASNVLLDEDFGSHLMGVGLSKFVPWEVMHERTVKAASYGYLAPEFIYRNELTTKSDVYSFGVLLLEIISGRRPAQSVESVGWQTIFEWATPLVQSHRYLDLLDPLIQESPDAGVVQKVVDLVYSCTQHVPSVRPRMSHVVHQLQQLELKSAASEQQLRSGTSTSATSPMLPLEVRTPR from the exons ATGGCGGCCCCCGCGCTCGCCTTCCCCATGTTGCTGGCTGCCTCACTGCTCTCCGTCGCCGCTCCTGCGCTGGCTCGAAGCC CATCTTGCCCTGATGGTTGGCAAGGCGGCCCTGTTCAGAACAGATGCTTCATGTACATATCAGCCTCCCTTTCTTGGGATAGATCCGAGGCTGTCTGCCATAACTACAGCGGGCATCTTGCTGCAGTATCATCAGTCCAGGAGCTAAACTTCGTGAAGTCTCTCTGTGGATCATCATCCACAGGATGCTGGGTTGGAGGGCATCACTACAGCACTAGTACCGGTAACGGTTGGAAATGGTCTGATGATTCCTCTGTTTGGAATGAAACTGTCTTCCTTGGTGAGCCATTGCCTGCCAACTGCAGTGATCCTGCATGTAAAGTAGCCACCAGCAACGATTTCTGTACTTTGGTCACCAATGGTCAGCCTTCAACTATTACTGAAAAAAGGTGCAGTGAGTCCCATGGTCTGATCTGCAGGATGAACCACG TGGACAGATGCTACCATGATCATTGCCACAAGGAGTATTTCATATCCATTATTGCTGTGAGTGGTTTCATCCTGGCAACCACTCTAGCCGTTGTGGTTTGGCTGCTTGTCTACAGGcgaagcaagaaaagaagaagatCGCGAGAAGTGTTAAGTGCCTCAGCTGCTGCATTGGTAGCACCGCAATGGAAAGTATTCACCAGTGAAGAACTTAGATCGATCACAAAGAACTTCAGCGAGGGTAACCGGCTTCCCGGCAACGCAAAGACAGGCGGAACCTATAGTGGAATCTTACCGGATGGATCCAAAGTAGCAATCAAGAGGCTTAAGAGGTCGAgcctgcaaaggaaaaaggacttCTACTCTGAGATCCGGAGAGTTGCAAAGCTATATCACCCTAATTTGGTTGCTGTAAAAGGATGCTGCTATGATCATGGTGACCGGTTTATTGTCTATGAGTTTGTCGCGAATGGTCCTTTGGATGTGTGGCTGCATCATATTCCCAGAGGAGGGCGGAGCCTTGATTGGGCAATGAGAATGAGAGCTGCCACAACTCTTGCTCAGGGAATTGC GTTCTTGCACGACAAGGTAAAGCCGCAGGTGGTGCACCGTGACATCCGTGCAAGCAACGTCCTACTCGACGAGGATTTCGGGTCGCATCTGATGGGGGTGGGGCTTTCGAAGTTCGTGCCGTGGGAGGTGATGCACGAGAGAACCGTCAAGGCCGCGTCCTACGGCTACCTCGCCCCCGAGTTCATATACAGGAACGAGCTGACGACGAAGAGCGACGTGTACAGCTTCGGCGTGCTCCTCCTGGAAATCATCAGCGGGCGCCGCCCCGCGCAGTCGGTCGAGTCCGTCGGGTGGCAGACCATCTTCGAATGGGCCACTCCGCTGGTGCAGTCCCACCGCTACCTGGATCTGCTGGACCCGCTCATCCAGGAGTCGCCGGACGCGGGGGTCGTCCAGAAGGTCGTCGACCTTGTCTACTCCTGCACCCAGCACGTCCCTTCGGTGCGCCCGAGGATGTCGCACGTCGTGCATCAGCTGCAGcagcttgagctcaagtctgcagCGTCCGAGCAGCAGCTAAGGAGCGGGACGAGCACCAGCGCGACGTCTCCAATGCTGCCGTTGGAGGTCCGGACTCCTCGCTGA
- the LOC100278013 gene encoding uncharacterized protein isoform X2 has translation MSAAKAFWKLGSTLAVIHKVHEVGKQMVLGTLEDVFKSEMLFSLSRLSSKSIILFSDQVDLLLLFMDHNSSSMKSVALKCMCFMFRRNICHFPVIRNVFGRLFPLIDDEDFPLDCKSDVLRILQKMLCSKTSSNHRANGSELSKLLLAAESSLDSSCLEVQGTALEILVEIFCILKEVGSDNISVLKGSSFAHAEWQGITNNVPLTEDNSMNGPLCKIIAMIVNHIISLANEVASRDICISSAVDKAYKTPFRLMLKLVSCYPSAAAVTLHILKSLVKELFLINGSDYSEVSVTSVEPFQTSVALKELSTSDDNVQLLATCIKASCIGTLIGNGKLDFLKIDCKNRKSIMHDLICCMLKFANACHEVLCETSGARYNLHDSIKGLIKYVRQDAPQHWSTYESFHLIMCACVTRNTCKINRGNQESGDSKEHHNTLFTPSVWITQELCALRMTKMLIKKQKYWEAYRSSMYCCCKGLWFTASFVFRKLADAFEAGSFSFWLKSLLLFSAGEIEMKLLFFSSATIKLVGELKMEGDLSEDLYCNETDADSTLSRSSELHGFQAKISDICGRTLLANNALASSASSDHDFVFQRWFISLRSSFLEVLTKVLDILNAHSSYEARGDHLSLSGEFVKDQVLALDHCSLRLSDLAKSYDLLAASHMDLERHGSSSIARLAFMCSLLAFCTAYSVYFSKACNYVEYCKLPKRFSHASILQDLYGRVDGSDWQVVSQLRQFMSTSFDELDSLQSSTWISGSCNLEKDLYSLCHFAVASLLGVCDSAEAEKIQNGEDCLSALQGGLQVLSSILQKYLELPFVVPKYFFRVKPCLGAELYIFDSNHLNEKGMSIEPGFLLSLTLCMKWKCVLERSTIRIVKLYCILAASLETCLDTAGTRSKQFDQHRTAEMVELNSKLLQYIKNDLRKARNEKKNSHSVMEMVTAFACFEPTDSGQGFSGCLLDVSSFPEGSYQIKWQACCVDENGSYFSLLPLNDGSIFSVQKS, from the exons ATGTCAGCAGCTAAGGCTTTCTGGAAGCTTGGTTCTACGTTGGCTGTTATCCATAAAGTTCATGAG GTTGGAAAACAGATGGTTCTAGGCACACTGGAAGACGTCTTCAAATCTGAAATGCTCTTTTCACTCTCAAGACTGTCATCCAAGTCGATCATTTTGTTTTCTGACCAG GTGGATTTATTGTTACTGTTTATGGATCATAATTCCTCTTCTATGAAGTCTGTGGCGTTAAAATGCATGTGTTTTATGTTTCGGAGAAATATCTGCCATTTTCCAGTTATTAGGAATGTTTTTGGCAGATTGTTTCCATTAATTGATGATGAGGATTTTCCACTTGACTGTAAGAGCGATGTGTTAAGGATTCTGCAGAAG ATGTTATGCAGTAAAACGTCAAGTAATCATCGTGCCAATGGTTCTGAGTTATCTAAGCTACTTCTAGCTGCTGAAAGTTCTTTAGATTCTTCTTGTTTGGAGGTGCAAGGTACCGCTCTGGAAATTCTTGTGGAAATCTTTTGTATTCTCAAGGAAGTTGGGTCAGATAACATATCAGTTCTCAAGGGTTCGTCATTTGCACATGCTGAGTGGCAAGGAATAACGAACAATGTACCATTAACTGAAGATAATAGTATGAACGGACCTCTGTGTAAGATCATTGCAATGATTGTGAATCATATTATATCCCTGGCCAATGAAGTTGCTAGCAGAGATATCTGCATATCATCTGCAGTGGATAAGGCATACAAAACTCCTTTCAGACTTATGCTAAAGCTTGTTTCATGCTACCCTTCTGCTGCTGCTGTAACTCTTCATATACTGAAAAGCCTTGTAAAAGAACTGTTTCTAATTAATGGAAGTGATTACTCTGAAGTTTCTGTTACATCTGTTGAACCATTCCAGACAAGTGTTGCCCTTAAAGAATTGAGTACTTCAGATGACAATGTTCAACTGTTAGCTACATGCATCAAAGCTTCCTGCATTGGAACACTTATTGGCAATGGAAAACTGGATTTTCTCAAAATTGATTGCAAGAATAGAAAGTCCATAATGCATGATCTAATTTGTTGCATGCTCAAATTTGCAAATGCTTGTCATGAGGTGCTATGTGAAACATCTGGTGCTAGATACAATCTTCATGATAGCATCAAGGGTCTAATCAAGTATGTGCGTCAGGATGCCCCTCAGCACTGGAGCACATATGAATCCTTCCATTTGATAATGTGTGCTTGTGTTACCCGGAATACTTGTAAAATCAATCGTGGTAATCAAGAATCTGGTGATTCAAAAGAGCATCATAATACACTATTCACTCCTTCTGTTTGGATAACTCAGGAATTATGTGCACTTCGAATGACCAAAATGCTTATAAAGAAGCAGAAATACTGGGAAGCTTATAGGTCTTCTATGTACTGTTGTTGTAAAGGTCTTTGGTTCACAGCTTCTTTTGTCTTCAGAAAACTGGCAGATGCTTTTGAAGCAGGCTCTTTCAGTTTTTGGCTCAAATCGTTGCTACTTTTTTCTGCTGGCGAAATTGAGATGAAGCTATTGTTTTTTTCCTCAGCAACTATAAAGTTAGTTGGTGAGCTAAAAATGGAGGGTGATTTAAGTGAGGATCTTTACTGTAATGAAACAGATGCTGATAGCACCCTCAGTAGATCATCAGAGTTACATGGTTTCCAAGCAAAGATATCTGATATTTGTGGCAGAACATTATTAGCAAATAATGCTCTTGCATCCAGTGCCTCTTCAGATCATGACTTCGTATTCCAGAGGTGGTTCATCAGCCTTAGGTCATCATTTCTTGAGGTCCTAACAAAAGTTCTTGATATCCTTAATGCACACTCTTCCTATGAAGCAAGAGGAGACCATTTATCTTTGTCTGGAGAGTTTGTCAAAGACCAAGTGCTTGCTTTGGATCATTGCTCTCTAAGATTAAGTGACTTGGCAAAAAGTTATGACCTTCTTGCTGCATCCCATATGGACCTGGAGCGACATGGCTCAAGTAGTATAGCCAGGCTTGCTTTCATGTGCTCACTTTTGGCATTTTGTACTGCATATTCTGTTTATTTCTCAAAGGCATGTAACTACGTAGAGTACTGCAAGCTTCCAAAGAGGTTTTCCCATGCTTCAATCCTACAAGATTTGTATGGAAGAGTAGATGGGTCTGACTGGCAGGTTGTTTCCCAGCTGCGACAGTTTATGTCCACTTCTTTTGACGAACTTGACAGCTTACAGTCCAGCACATGGATCAGTGGTTCATGTAATCTGGAGAAGGATTTGTATTCTCTTTGTCATTTTGCTGTGGCATCTTTGCTTGGTGTATGTGATAGTGCTGAAGCTGAAAAAATACAAAATGGAGAGGATTGTTTATCTGCTTTGCAAGGAGGATTGCAAGTGTTGTCCAGCATCTTGCAGAAGTATTTGGAATTGCCTTTTGTGGTTCCCAAGTACTTTTTCAGAGTAAA GCCTTGCCTTGGTGCTGAACTTTACATATTTGATTCAAATCATTTGAATGAAAAAGGAATGTCTATAGAGCCTGGTTTTCTATTGTCTCTAACCCTCTGCATGAAGTGGAAGTGTGTGTTAGAAAGAAGCACCATTCGCATCGTGAAATTGTACTGCATTTTGGCCGCAAGCTTAGAGACCTGCTTGGATACAGCAGGAACAAGAAGCAAGCAGTTTGATCAGCACAGGACCGCTGAAATGGTCGAATTGAACTCCAAGCTGCTACAGTACATAAAGAATGATCTGAGGAAGGCTAGGAATGAGAAGAAGAATTCCCATAGTGTCATGGAGATGGTGACTGCCTTTGCATGCTTTGAACCAACAGATAGTGGGCAGGGGTTCTCAGGATGCCTGCTGGATGTCTCCTCGTTCCCTGAAGGCTCTTATCAGATAAAGTGGCAGGCGTGCTGTGTCGATGAGAATGGGTCCTATTTTAGTCTCCTGCCCCTGAACGATGGTTCCATATTTTCTGTCCAGAAGTCCTAA
- the LOC100278013 gene encoding uncharacterized protein isoform X1 has product MEIENRRIKIERRSDSPCGGPPNKNHHRPPAPPRSSSMELERIPAASAMDWSIDLDRGLRSRQPATRVRAVDAAGPRLRQLCTCATAPAPVASAYGVLPGEARVFAETMLLRLATEFRSADVAMRVRIIKTLLNSATGPGALAGARITEPDQLLRRVKVVYDTGNKRDRALALRMFGCFADIAKDSVHVRSLILSSLSASSALEVKAAIFAASCICHLSDDFSRIILEVFRRLICSQTSEPQVIMSAAKAFWKLGSTLAVIHKVHEVGKQMVLGTLEDVFKSEMLFSLSRLSSKSIILFSDQVDLLLLFMDHNSSSMKSVALKCMCFMFRRNICHFPVIRNVFGRLFPLIDDEDFPLDCKSDVLRILQKMLCSKTSSNHRANGSELSKLLLAAESSLDSSCLEVQGTALEILVEIFCILKEVGSDNISVLKGSSFAHAEWQGITNNVPLTEDNSMNGPLCKIIAMIVNHIISLANEVASRDICISSAVDKAYKTPFRLMLKLVSCYPSAAAVTLHILKSLVKELFLINGSDYSEVSVTSVEPFQTSVALKELSTSDDNVQLLATCIKASCIGTLIGNGKLDFLKIDCKNRKSIMHDLICCMLKFANACHEVLCETSGARYNLHDSIKGLIKYVRQDAPQHWSTYESFHLIMCACVTRNTCKINRGNQESGDSKEHHNTLFTPSVWITQELCALRMTKMLIKKQKYWEAYRSSMYCCCKGLWFTASFVFRKLADAFEAGSFSFWLKSLLLFSAGEIEMKLLFFSSATIKLVGELKMEGDLSEDLYCNETDADSTLSRSSELHGFQAKISDICGRTLLANNALASSASSDHDFVFQRWFISLRSSFLEVLTKVLDILNAHSSYEARGDHLSLSGEFVKDQVLALDHCSLRLSDLAKSYDLLAASHMDLERHGSSSIARLAFMCSLLAFCTAYSVYFSKACNYVEYCKLPKRFSHASILQDLYGRVDGSDWQVVSQLRQFMSTSFDELDSLQSSTWISGSCNLEKDLYSLCHFAVASLLGVCDSAEAEKIQNGEDCLSALQGGLQVLSSILQKYLELPFVVPKYFFRVKPCLGAELYIFDSNHLNEKGMSIEPGFLLSLTLCMKWKCVLERSTIRIVKLYCILAASLETCLDTAGTRSKQFDQHRTAEMVELNSKLLQYIKNDLRKARNEKKNSHSVMEMVTAFACFEPTDSGQGFSGCLLDVSSFPEGSYQIKWQACCVDENGSYFSLLPLNDGSIFSVQKS; this is encoded by the exons ATGGAGATAGAAAACCGTAGGATCAAGATCGAACGTCGTTCGGACTCTCCGTGCGGCGGCCCGCCAAACAAAAACCACCACCGTCCGCCAGCGCCGCCGCGGTCGTCGTCGATGGAGTTGGAGCGGATTCCAGCGGCATCCGCCATGGACTGGAGCATCGACCTCGACAGGGGTCTCCGCTCCCGCCAACCAG CAACGCGCGTCCGCGCCGTCGACGCCGCCGGCCCACGCCTCCGCCAGCTCTGCACTTGCGCCACCGCCCCCGCGCCCGTCGCCTCCGCGTACGGCGTCTTGCCCGGGGAGGCGCGCGTCTTCGCGGAGACCATGCTCCTCCGCCTCGCCACCGAATTCAGGAGCGCCGACGTCGCCATGCGGGTCCGCATCATCAAGACCCTCCTCAATTCTGCCACGGGTCCAGGGGCGCTAGCCGGGGCGCGCATCACGGAGCCTGACCAGCTGCTCAGGAGGGTCAAGGTGGTCTACGACACTGGGAACAAGCGGGACAGGGCGCTTGCACTGCGCATGTTCGGGTGCTTCGCCGACATCGCCAAGGACAGCGTGCACGTCCGCTCTCTCATACTTTCCAGTTTGAGTGCCTCCAGTGCTTTGGAG GTCAAGGCTGCAATTTTTGCGGCTAGTTGCATTTGTCATCTGTCAGATGACTTCTCAAGGATAATTCTTGAAGTGTTCAGAAGATTGATATGTTCTCAGACATCAGAGCCACAAGTCATCATGTCAGCAGCTAAGGCTTTCTGGAAGCTTGGTTCTACGTTGGCTGTTATCCATAAAGTTCATGAG GTTGGAAAACAGATGGTTCTAGGCACACTGGAAGACGTCTTCAAATCTGAAATGCTCTTTTCACTCTCAAGACTGTCATCCAAGTCGATCATTTTGTTTTCTGACCAG GTGGATTTATTGTTACTGTTTATGGATCATAATTCCTCTTCTATGAAGTCTGTGGCGTTAAAATGCATGTGTTTTATGTTTCGGAGAAATATCTGCCATTTTCCAGTTATTAGGAATGTTTTTGGCAGATTGTTTCCATTAATTGATGATGAGGATTTTCCACTTGACTGTAAGAGCGATGTGTTAAGGATTCTGCAGAAG ATGTTATGCAGTAAAACGTCAAGTAATCATCGTGCCAATGGTTCTGAGTTATCTAAGCTACTTCTAGCTGCTGAAAGTTCTTTAGATTCTTCTTGTTTGGAGGTGCAAGGTACCGCTCTGGAAATTCTTGTGGAAATCTTTTGTATTCTCAAGGAAGTTGGGTCAGATAACATATCAGTTCTCAAGGGTTCGTCATTTGCACATGCTGAGTGGCAAGGAATAACGAACAATGTACCATTAACTGAAGATAATAGTATGAACGGACCTCTGTGTAAGATCATTGCAATGATTGTGAATCATATTATATCCCTGGCCAATGAAGTTGCTAGCAGAGATATCTGCATATCATCTGCAGTGGATAAGGCATACAAAACTCCTTTCAGACTTATGCTAAAGCTTGTTTCATGCTACCCTTCTGCTGCTGCTGTAACTCTTCATATACTGAAAAGCCTTGTAAAAGAACTGTTTCTAATTAATGGAAGTGATTACTCTGAAGTTTCTGTTACATCTGTTGAACCATTCCAGACAAGTGTTGCCCTTAAAGAATTGAGTACTTCAGATGACAATGTTCAACTGTTAGCTACATGCATCAAAGCTTCCTGCATTGGAACACTTATTGGCAATGGAAAACTGGATTTTCTCAAAATTGATTGCAAGAATAGAAAGTCCATAATGCATGATCTAATTTGTTGCATGCTCAAATTTGCAAATGCTTGTCATGAGGTGCTATGTGAAACATCTGGTGCTAGATACAATCTTCATGATAGCATCAAGGGTCTAATCAAGTATGTGCGTCAGGATGCCCCTCAGCACTGGAGCACATATGAATCCTTCCATTTGATAATGTGTGCTTGTGTTACCCGGAATACTTGTAAAATCAATCGTGGTAATCAAGAATCTGGTGATTCAAAAGAGCATCATAATACACTATTCACTCCTTCTGTTTGGATAACTCAGGAATTATGTGCACTTCGAATGACCAAAATGCTTATAAAGAAGCAGAAATACTGGGAAGCTTATAGGTCTTCTATGTACTGTTGTTGTAAAGGTCTTTGGTTCACAGCTTCTTTTGTCTTCAGAAAACTGGCAGATGCTTTTGAAGCAGGCTCTTTCAGTTTTTGGCTCAAATCGTTGCTACTTTTTTCTGCTGGCGAAATTGAGATGAAGCTATTGTTTTTTTCCTCAGCAACTATAAAGTTAGTTGGTGAGCTAAAAATGGAGGGTGATTTAAGTGAGGATCTTTACTGTAATGAAACAGATGCTGATAGCACCCTCAGTAGATCATCAGAGTTACATGGTTTCCAAGCAAAGATATCTGATATTTGTGGCAGAACATTATTAGCAAATAATGCTCTTGCATCCAGTGCCTCTTCAGATCATGACTTCGTATTCCAGAGGTGGTTCATCAGCCTTAGGTCATCATTTCTTGAGGTCCTAACAAAAGTTCTTGATATCCTTAATGCACACTCTTCCTATGAAGCAAGAGGAGACCATTTATCTTTGTCTGGAGAGTTTGTCAAAGACCAAGTGCTTGCTTTGGATCATTGCTCTCTAAGATTAAGTGACTTGGCAAAAAGTTATGACCTTCTTGCTGCATCCCATATGGACCTGGAGCGACATGGCTCAAGTAGTATAGCCAGGCTTGCTTTCATGTGCTCACTTTTGGCATTTTGTACTGCATATTCTGTTTATTTCTCAAAGGCATGTAACTACGTAGAGTACTGCAAGCTTCCAAAGAGGTTTTCCCATGCTTCAATCCTACAAGATTTGTATGGAAGAGTAGATGGGTCTGACTGGCAGGTTGTTTCCCAGCTGCGACAGTTTATGTCCACTTCTTTTGACGAACTTGACAGCTTACAGTCCAGCACATGGATCAGTGGTTCATGTAATCTGGAGAAGGATTTGTATTCTCTTTGTCATTTTGCTGTGGCATCTTTGCTTGGTGTATGTGATAGTGCTGAAGCTGAAAAAATACAAAATGGAGAGGATTGTTTATCTGCTTTGCAAGGAGGATTGCAAGTGTTGTCCAGCATCTTGCAGAAGTATTTGGAATTGCCTTTTGTGGTTCCCAAGTACTTTTTCAGAGTAAA GCCTTGCCTTGGTGCTGAACTTTACATATTTGATTCAAATCATTTGAATGAAAAAGGAATGTCTATAGAGCCTGGTTTTCTATTGTCTCTAACCCTCTGCATGAAGTGGAAGTGTGTGTTAGAAAGAAGCACCATTCGCATCGTGAAATTGTACTGCATTTTGGCCGCAAGCTTAGAGACCTGCTTGGATACAGCAGGAACAAGAAGCAAGCAGTTTGATCAGCACAGGACCGCTGAAATGGTCGAATTGAACTCCAAGCTGCTACAGTACATAAAGAATGATCTGAGGAAGGCTAGGAATGAGAAGAAGAATTCCCATAGTGTCATGGAGATGGTGACTGCCTTTGCATGCTTTGAACCAACAGATAGTGGGCAGGGGTTCTCAGGATGCCTGCTGGATGTCTCCTCGTTCCCTGAAGGCTCTTATCAGATAAAGTGGCAGGCGTGCTGTGTCGATGAGAATGGGTCCTATTTTAGTCTCCTGCCCCTGAACGATGGTTCCATATTTTCTGTCCAGAAGTCCTAA